The sequence catttatagaTTTAATAGTTTAAGTTGTTTCATTTTGGTTAGTTTGTCGGACTCCCTCTTTTTCCTCATTGCCagtcaacattttttttttttttttgggctcaaATTATCTGCCAGTAGACTTGGTGATTCAATAATTTGTTTATGGATCTTGTTAACTAGTGCCTTGATGATACAGGTTAAGGAAAAATTAACATTCAATAATGAGCTGCAATGCATATTTTTTCAAATGCAAAATATACTTGTCAATAATACATCTGTTTGCACACAGATTTATTGTGATTATGTGACTGTATAAAAACAtcaattaatgaaattaaatgcCTATGTTTATTACATTATccttattttgttgtttaatgGTCTATGTTGCTTTTGACCCTTTATCTATCTATGAAAAGATTTGATTAGAGTGCCACTAAAGAAGTTATAAAAGCAGAAGAGGAGGCAAACATGAATCAGGATTTTAGCTGAAAGTGACCTACAAAAGTCTTATACTTTTTAACTGATAGAAAATTACTCCCATAAAGATAGTGGGCTAAATACTATTTTTGAGCCCCAGATAGCTGAACAAGGAGCCTTGAATGATGGTCATAGTGTTACTAAACCTAACAATCTGAAGTAAACCAGATACATACATTATAGCTCCCAAACATATAGATACTTGTCCGGAAGAGGACTGTGGAAAACATAACTTTAGAATCTATCCTAAATTCAGTCCCTTTCCTGTACTAGGTCCTTTTGAGAGGCGAAGATTTTTGTACTTTAATAATAACCCTCAACAACTAGGGTGTCGGCGAGTTACCTTGCATGTAGGTAGGAATAAtggaataatataaattttgctatgtaacttttataaattgacgtgtcacaaatcacaaaaaaaaaagtaaaaaaaaataaattcaaacattcattcattagtatataaatattatatagtaaaattggtAATATATTTTACATGTTCCATTATTCTTGCCCAGTGCAATAGATCATTTAAATAACAAACATGAAGAGTAGGTATTTAAGGGGCAGACATGCATTCACTACTAATTTAAGGTTTGTGGGATAAGCAAACAGGCGGTTGGGTTCTTTGACATTTGCAATTCTTACCCATGATATTAGGATCTGGTTCACATGACATTGTTAATGGGAATTGGTTTTCTATGAAACTTTCTTAGTGATTCTAAAATCTAGacaaccttaaaaaaaaaaaaaaaataaataaataaatctattgaAAAGGACATGGAATCTAATCAATATCTTAATTTACAAAATTGATGTCTGTTTTCAGGGATGTTTCTCACATTATTTAGAATTGCACATGTGGTCCACAACAAAGGTGAAAGAGAGTTTATTTAACATAACATTGGTGGCCTCATGCAATGCAAGGTTGGAAAGTTAATAAGGTTATTTTGACTTCATTGGcataaaaatatgcaaaagtAAGATTAGAGGTTGAGCATTGATCTTTCATACAGCTGGAAAAAAGAATCTTTCACCAAACATCACAACCACCTTACTTTGTTGCAACTTTTAAACTCATCAAGCCACTCAAATTTCACTAATCAGCCACTTCACCATAGAAGGACCCATTTTAAAGCAAATTGGGAAATGACAGATCAAATGGATGTTCATAAGGGTAGCCTAGGCCTATTTGATACcttaaaagaaagtaaagttttaaaaagttgtatatgAGCAAATAAGCTAATAagataacatataaaaaatttaaatgtaaacatcttctcaaaattttgagaaaattatgtGCATGTACCCAtatttagagcattcacatatGATccttcaaattagaattttagCAAGCATGTGGGCAAtaaatacccccaaaaaccaCTCACACCCGGTCATACATCactgttcaaaaaaaaaaaaaaaaagaaaggcaaaactACACTCTCTCtgcttttgtaaaaaaatatattcattttttaatcactttctctctcctttgCTCTTTGTCTTTGGCACTTTCTCTCCAATCTTGCACTCTTATCAGATCTGTGGCATGGTCTAGCTAATAGTGGGTCATTGAGCTCTGCAATTGCGGTGACATTACATGAGGTTGGGTCTCTAATTATGGGTCTGAGCTGGGGTGGTTTGATGGGTTGGTTAAATCTATTGTGGTTGGTTTGGGTAGTGATGGGTTCGCCAAATATGTGGTGGTCAATTTAGAATACTTTAATATGGTTGTATTGCAAAATGAAAGAATTAAATGAAGGTGTATCGATAAAGTGGTTACGTagaacttttcaaaaaaaaaaaaagtgattatgtagaataaaaaatgtaatttttatgttagtcaaaatagaaaaattacatataatgagatgtgaatgctcttacacTATTTTAACAAAGCAAATAAAcaatatcatatcattttataaaaaaaaagacttgatgTAGGcaatcacatttaaaaaaaaaatcattatcccAACAAAATCCTATTTAACTAATCTAGAAGGAAtacttacaaaaacaaaaaaaataaagaaaaaaagaaacagccTTCCAAAGCGGAGAAACTAATGAAGATTGCAAAAGTTATCTTAGTTGTAGGAGTCTCTGTCTTCAATAGGGACAAACCAAATAGCCATTATTGATGTTGACATGACGAGAAGTTCTAGTggtagtttgaactttgaaggtTGTGAGggtatttaattaaatattaaattgtcctataaaaaatatgtaaatagtttTCTTATTATGATTATGGAGATATTTTTATTGCTTGGAGAgcttttttatatgtatattttttatgattcaatAGTCGGGGGAGAGGGGATTtgaaccatggttttaaaaactggatTTGCTTCCGGTTTCCAATTTAACTCAGTATTTGATTGGTTTTCTCTAGACCAGACTGGTGGTCGGATCATGATTCAACCGATTGGACCAGTCAATTCggtccagtttttaaaaccatgatttgAACAATATATatctcaattaaaaatattaaaaagtgttaattaattaatgagatttaaaattattgagtaAAGTAAGGTTGCCCTTTTAACActcattttttgtataaaaaagcATTTAATTAAGCTTGGGGAGACATCAATTTTGTAGGTTAAGATATTGATTATTTGATTCCTTGTCAAGATTTTAGAATGTGTAGGACcacttcaaaattcaaataaatcaAATGTTAACAATGTAATGCCAGCAAGCTCCTGAGATTATGGATAAGAATTGCAATTGTCAAAGAAGCCAGCTGCAAATTATATTGCTTCGGTATCCCAATAATCCCAACCATCTGAAATCATTAGTAAATGCCAAAaatcttgtaactcaattgattgACACCTTATGTTTTCAATAGAAACATCAAAGATTTAAAAGTCCCTACcctaaactataaaataaaataaaataagataaaaacaGTAGTGAATGCTGGCCTTAAAATACATACTCTCAATTATTGtgatttataattatttgaactcAAACACATTGCACTTCCATGTTGTTCCAACTTAAGAGTAGTGCAGGGAAAAAATATGACAATGTGTGACAATTTTTATTGCAATTTTGAAGTGATCGATTatgagtaataaaaaaaaagttgagttcATATGAAAATGATTGTGCATAACTCACAATCTTCCACTTCATCTGGATAAAAATTGTGGAAAATGGTGTGTTTAACATGAAAACAAAGTGCCAACATGCTATGTCCATCATTCAAGATTCCTTGTCCAGCTAATTGGGGCTCAACAACAGTATTTAGCTCTACTATCTTTACGAGAGTATTTTCCTTCAGTTAAAAGTATAAGATTTTATTAGTAGGTCACTTTCAGCTAAAATCATGATTCATGTTAGcctttctcctcctttttttttttataccttcTTTTGTGGCATCTAAACCAAATCTCCTCACAGGAAGATAAAGGGTCAGAATCAACATGAATTATAACTAAACAATTCAATTAACTACAATAAAATGATTCccctaaaaataaagaaaaaaaaaaaactgtattaatatataataaataaacatattattgaATTGCCAGGTCTACTGGCAATTAATttaagccaaaaaagaaaaagaaaaaaagaggaagtcAAACAGACTAACcaaaatgaacaaattaaattattaaatctaTAAATCAAAGACTTTGATCAAAACGATATGGGTTGAATCAATTTTACAATCTCAGTGCTGGTGGCCTGAGCCTGACTTGCACAAAGAAAACAGGACTTAACAGTAAGAATAAACACAAAATAGATTAATTTCAGGTATAACTGAAACTAAATTGGCTATACAATGCTGTAGATCATTGTCAAACCCTACAAGTATaaatgaaggaaagaaaaattagCCAGTAATGCATTCAAAAACCATTACCATGCCCTCCACAAGTCATTGTAACATTAAGCTGCTAACTGAAGAACTAAACAGAATCTTGAATCCAGAAATGCCAGGGTTTGCAAAAATATGCCACCAATGCACTACACAGACTTCAGTGAGCTGTAAGAGACTAAGAGGTGCAATATGCAATAAGCCAGTTACTTTCCATCTTATTTAGAATGGTCTAGCATTCAGCTTCCAACTTTCATAATTTGCATGGACAAGCCATATGATACTTGAGGAGACAAGGAAGAGTAGATATCTGAACATATTTGAAACAGTGACTTATTACTCtgattttatttgaaaaaccTCATTTCCGCGATAAAGTGAAGCTGGCTACAAAGCATGGCTCAAGAGCTTTTAATCAACATCAAATATATGTAATCAATCGATTAAGATATACAAACTGAAAAGTCTTCATAGTTACACAACTCTATATTCAAAGGCAGCCCCCAACCCCCCCTCTcctgggaaaaaaatttaaaaattttggctTACCCTTGCATATAAACATGCACCCATGACCCATGGCATAAAGTTGGTTGAGTTTTAATGACTTGTCTTCATCATACCCATGGTTTAATGGCCTTGTTAAATAGATTGAAAGCTTTTGAAATTTAGCTTGAACATTGTAGGGTTGTAGCCACTTAAAGATAAGCATGCAGATTTTTACCTGAATATTGTCACCTTGTAGGCTAGTGTAACTTGACATCAGACTTGTTATTGGAAGATTTTTACCtctattttttgtaattttcggAAATTTTCCAGATTCAGGAGTTGTTATGATGCTTTTAGTATTTTTAGTGAGTCTTCTTATTAAATTTGGTACCTTTAGTTAGTATATTAATTAGAATATTTTCCTCATAAAATAAGTTATCAGGAGTTTTTTGAAAAGCTGCTATCCCACAAAATGGTATTAAGAGTTCACTGTCCATCAATAAGATTTTTTCAGAGTTTCTCTATCACCATGCCAACCCACCAAAGTGGCTCCTTAAGATTATGTACTATAAGAAGGTTCTAACAATCATCTCAATCTACAACTTTTATCAAATACctgaatttaaaaataaaaaaacaagaaaacaaaacattctatattgacttttgaaatgaatttaacaatatataaacttctttaagtaaaaaaaaacctacttaaAATGGGCTTATGTTTTGTATACTTAACTGTTAAAAAGACTATCCTTTCTCATCATGCTGACATAACACTTGAACTTGTAATTAACTAACTAAATTCTTCTGAAGTGAAAACAAAGAAATCCCAAATGTTAAGAAAAGAGAATAAGATAACTGAAACAAAATCTGGGAAGCATTGCTTACTGGCTCGAGGACCTGATGCACCAGCCCGTCGGTGACCCAACTTCTTGACAATGAAGCTGAACACTATAAATACACGGGAAACAATAACAAGAACAACCCTTTTAAGATTGTCGGCAAAGGAGGCTATCACAGAGGCTTTTATGATCAGCAAAGATGCTGCAGCCACTGGTAAATGGTGGGTACAAATCtcaattttgtaaataatagaAGATGAATATCAGTATACTCAACTAACTTGCTAAGAGTACGATTCTCATTTGAGTAAATAATAGAACATGAAGATAAGTGCACACAACTAACTTGACCAAGAAACTAATAAGAGTATATCTCAAAGACCAACGCCCTAGTGGACTAACTGTAAGCAATTAACTTGCCTGGACTGATCATTTTGAATGATCATAATCATCTGTTATTTTCTGgcataaaatagaaataaaaaaattgatctgTTCTCTCAATTTTGCTCCAGTCTAGAAGCAAATTATCTCACTATCCTAATTTTTGAAACTGCAACAATGACAAGTGGgtaaaatttacacaaaaaacaaaaaatgtttagAATACAATGGTTCTGCTAATGATTAATTTTACATTTCATAAATGATTTGAAATTAAACCTATACAAGTAGCTCATCTCTAATTGCAAAAACCCATCTTGGCAAcattattcttttatataaataatttttggtgTAAGGAGAAGGGGAATGAGAGATTTGAACTAGTATCGAACAAGTGAGGGAGTATGATTTGTGGTCTCTAATCGATTGTGCTACCCCTTGAGCTCCATCTTGACAAAATTATGTACTATAATAATTACATTTCTACTAGATATCATATCAATATCATGTATTGCATTTGAAGTTTTTCTGTGTCAAATCTGGATTAGAAATTCTCCTGAAAGAAGTTCATGAGAAAGAATATATATGCAGGCAATTAAACTGAATGTAGAAGGGATGATGAGGCCCTCTCCAAATTCTTTCCAGAAGCATAAAGTGAAACTTCTGCTAATTGGACtgatgaagaggaagagggagCTGGGGCTGAAGCTGTAATGGGGGAGAAAATGCTTACGTTGCTGTTTACATTTATGCTGGTTCCATTACCAGACCCATCAGTCCCAGCGTTAGGCGCAGGTGGCTTCTCAATCTCTATAATTCCTTCTAACATCTGGACCACTTTCCCCATCATTGGTCTGTGTGATGGTTGCTCTTGGATGCACCAAAAGCTTACTTGAACTGCTCTCATGACTTGCTCCATATTGATGTCTTGGTCAGCCAGCCTTCTGTCAAGGACTCCCTTGACATTACCCTTCTCAAGCTCTTCATATGCCCACACAGAGAATTTTTTCCGATTGGTTTCTGGAGATACTTCGAAATTCCTTCTCCCACTCACTATCTCTAACAGTACCATACCGTAACTATAAACATCAGATTTTGAGGTTATCGGAAGATTTGCCAGCCATTCTGGTGCCAAATATCCTCTAGTACCTCTGATGCTTGTCAAGGTTCGGTACCTATGGTCCTTCGGATTAATCAGCTTGGCTagaccaaaatctgagactttGGCAGAATAGTTCTCATCCAATAGAATGTTTTCTGGCTTTATATCACAGTGGACAATGCAGTCTCGGCACTCCTCATGAAGGTAAGTGATCCCCTTTGCAGTGCCAAGGGCAATATTGAACCGAAACTCCCAATTCAACAATCTTTCTGACTGATTTTCTGCTACAAAAAGCAAATTATCAAGAGACCCATTTTTCATGAACTCGTATACCAAAAGTCTTTGACGACCTTCGGAGCAAAAACCAATCAATCTCACCAGATTCAAATGATGGGTGCTACTTATAGTCGCAACCTCCATTCTGAATTGTTTCTCCCCCTGCTCAATTCCCTCAAGCTGCTTGACAGCAACAACTGTTTTATTAGCAAGAACACCTCTATACACAGAACCAAATCCTCCAGCTCCAAGCTTCTCCTTGAATCCCTTTGTTGAGCGTTGGAGATCCTTATAAGTAAATTGGACAGGAGCACCAGAAGCATACTCCAGAAGAGCATATTGAGCTGTCAGCGTCCCAAACTTAGGGTTGTTTctacaacaccaccaccacaaactaCCCTCCAACGCAACCAATCCAAAGATGGTACCTATAACCATAATAGCTACAACCCATGTATGCATCCTCAGACCGCTGCTCTTCCCACCAATTGGCTCAGAAAGCAACGGGTTTGGAATCCCAGGCGAGCAAATCTTGATATAGGAACTACTAGGCAGTGCCGGACTCTGATAGCCACTCATAAAACCGGGTGGCTTTAAATAACACTGGCCCGTCCCATCTGACAACGATGTGGAAGCATCACAAGCAGGATTCACAAGACAATTGGACCTACAAGCAGAAATACCTACAAAGAACTCTTGAGAATTGATCTCTGGAGAGTATGTTAAGAACTGTGTATGATCCAAATCAAACATAGTAGCATTCCCAGGACAATCCTGAGTCTCCTTCTTCCTTTTACAGCCCTTCCTAGCATCCATAGGATCAACCGGCTCGAAATTGAGAGACGGACATCCACAAATGGGAGCCGTATCATTATAACTACAAATTCCCATATTCCCACAATATCCAAAAACTTGACATTGATCCTCAACAATTGCCCATCTAGCAGTTTCAGTCCCACTCCCTCTACCAGAGCTATAAATCCTCAAATTCCCATCATTATCTAACCTCAAAAACCTCAACAAATCACTCCCTTCGGCATAATCATTGCTATAAGCAAAAGTAGCGGGACCAGACAATCTAGGATCAGCAATAGACAAAATCCCAATAGACTGTAATCCTAGTATAGGTGAAGTTAAAGTAGCATTATACGAAGAATTCAAACCTTGATTGTGATACTCGATAGTATCATTCCAAAGGAGTGTGAGGTTACCGGAAGTACGAAGCCGGAAGGAGTAAGACCCAGATCGCAGAATCATAGAAGTAGTGAAATTCTGAGAGGGAACGATAGTGTCAGTGGGATTTTGGAAGGAGGACCAAACTGTGGAGGTAGAATTGGAGAGAACAAGGTTGCCAGAGTCGTCAATGGAGGCGGAGGAGACGCCGCGGGAGGTGGTGTTGGAGTCCCATACGGTGCTGCCACTGCCATTGACGAGGCGGAGAGAGCCAGTGGTGAGGAACTGGAGAGAAGCAGAGGAATCTACTGGGGCTGTGGTTGGAGTCCAGATGGGTATACCGCCAGAGTAGAAGATGGCGGCTAAGAAGGAAGTGGGGTATTGAGGGTGAGGAAGGAAGCCTAGTG is a genomic window of Quercus lobata isolate SW786 chromosome 2, ValleyOak3.0 Primary Assembly, whole genome shotgun sequence containing:
- the LOC115975430 gene encoding G-type lectin S-receptor-like serine/threonine-protein kinase At1g34300, producing MMLRFLVFLLLVPTISAAIPPGSTLYATNTNTNTNTNTNQNWSSPNSIFSLGFLPHPQYPTSFLAAIFYSGGIPIWTPTTAPVDSSASLQFLTTGSLRLVNGSGSTVWDSNTTSRGVSSASIDDSGNLVLSNSTSTVWSSFQNPTDTIVPSQNFTTSMILRSGSYSFRLRTSGNLTLLWNDTIEYHNQGLNSSYNATLTSPILGLQSIGILSIADPRLSGPATFAYSNDYAEGSDLLRFLRLDNDGNLRIYSSGRGSGTETARWAIVEDQCQVFGYCGNMGICSYNDTAPICGCPSLNFEPVDPMDARKGCKRKKETQDCPGNATMFDLDHTQFLTYSPEINSQEFFVGISACRSNCLVNPACDASTSLSDGTGQCYLKPPGFMSGYQSPALPSSSYIKICSPGIPNPLLSEPIGGKSSGLRMHTWVVAIMVIGTIFGLVALEGSLWWWCCRNNPKFGTLTAQYALLEYASGAPVQFTYKDLQRSTKGFKEKLGAGGFGSVYRGVLANKTVVAVKQLEGIEQGEKQFRMEVATISSTHHLNLVRLIGFCSEGRQRLLVYEFMKNGSLDNLLFVAENQSERLLNWEFRFNIALGTAKGITYLHEECRDCIVHCDIKPENILLDENYSAKVSDFGLAKLINPKDHRYRTLTSIRGTRGYLAPEWLANLPITSKSDVYSYGMVLLEIVSGRRNFEVSPETNRKKFSVWAYEELEKGNVKGVLDRRLADQDINMEQVMRAVQVSFWCIQEQPSHRPMMGKVVQMLEGIIEIEKPPAPNAGTDGSGNGTSINVNSNVSIFSPITASAPAPSSSSSVQLAEVSLYASGKNLERASSSLLHSV